One Nocardioides luti DNA window includes the following coding sequences:
- the ettA gene encoding energy-dependent translational throttle protein EttA: MAEYVFTLRNVRKAHGDKVVLDNVTLSFLHGAKIGVVGPNGTGKSSLFKIMAGLDKANNGDAILDPGATVGMLQQEPPLTEGKTVLENVEEAVSEIKGKMARLDELYMLMGDPDADQDKVGEEAGNLQSELDAANVWDLDSRLDQAMDALRCPPPDAMVDNLSGGERRRVALCKLLLQQPDLLLLDEPTNHLDAESVQWLEGHLKDYPGAVLAITHDRYFLDNVAEWILELDRGQTHPYEGNYSTYLETKRDRLKIEGQKDAKRAKMLEKELEWVRSNAKARQTKSRSRLARYEEMAAEADRMRKIDTSEINIPAGPRLGDIVLEARDLTKGFEGRTLMHDLDFTLPRAGIVGVIGPNGVGKTTLFRMITGGEQPDSGELKVGTTVKLSYVDQSRGGIDPTKNVWEVVSDGLDFIKVANFEMNSRAYVASFGFKGPDQQKKAGVLSGGERNRLNLALTLKMGGNLLLLDEPTNDLDVETLSSLEDAILDFPGCAVVTSHDRWFLDRVATHILAWEGDNEDDAKWFWFEGNFAAYEENKIERLGIEAARPHRVTHRRLTRD, from the coding sequence ATGGCGGAATATGTCTTCACCCTGCGCAATGTCCGCAAGGCCCACGGCGACAAGGTCGTGCTCGACAACGTGACGTTGTCGTTCCTGCACGGCGCCAAGATCGGCGTCGTCGGCCCCAACGGCACCGGCAAGTCCTCGCTCTTCAAGATCATGGCCGGGCTCGACAAGGCCAACAACGGCGACGCGATCCTCGACCCCGGGGCCACGGTCGGCATGCTCCAGCAGGAGCCGCCCCTGACCGAGGGCAAGACCGTGCTCGAGAACGTCGAGGAGGCCGTCTCCGAGATCAAGGGCAAGATGGCCCGCCTCGACGAGCTCTACATGCTGATGGGCGACCCGGACGCCGACCAGGACAAGGTCGGCGAGGAGGCCGGCAACCTGCAGAGCGAGCTCGACGCCGCCAACGTGTGGGACCTCGACAGCCGCCTCGACCAGGCCATGGACGCGCTGCGCTGCCCGCCGCCGGACGCCATGGTCGACAACCTCTCCGGTGGTGAGCGCCGCCGGGTCGCGCTGTGCAAGCTTCTGCTCCAGCAGCCCGACCTGCTGCTCCTCGACGAGCCCACCAACCACCTCGACGCCGAGTCGGTCCAGTGGCTCGAGGGGCACCTCAAGGACTACCCGGGCGCCGTCCTGGCCATCACCCACGACCGGTACTTCCTCGACAACGTCGCCGAGTGGATCCTCGAGCTCGACCGCGGCCAGACGCACCCCTACGAGGGCAACTACTCGACCTACCTCGAGACCAAGCGCGACCGGCTCAAGATCGAGGGGCAGAAGGACGCCAAGCGCGCCAAGATGCTCGAGAAGGAGCTGGAGTGGGTCCGCTCCAACGCCAAGGCCCGCCAGACCAAGAGCCGCTCGCGGCTCGCGCGCTACGAGGAGATGGCGGCCGAGGCCGACCGGATGCGCAAGATCGACACCTCGGAGATCAACATCCCGGCCGGTCCGCGCCTCGGTGACATCGTGCTGGAGGCCCGCGACCTGACCAAGGGCTTCGAGGGCCGCACCCTCATGCACGACCTCGACTTCACGCTGCCGCGCGCCGGCATCGTCGGGGTGATCGGTCCCAACGGCGTCGGCAAGACGACGCTGTTCCGGATGATCACCGGCGGCGAGCAGCCCGACAGCGGCGAGCTCAAGGTCGGCACGACGGTGAAGCTGTCGTACGTCGACCAGAGCCGCGGCGGCATCGACCCGACCAAGAACGTCTGGGAGGTCGTCTCCGACGGGCTGGACTTCATCAAGGTCGCCAACTTCGAGATGAACTCCCGCGCCTACGTCGCGTCGTTCGGCTTCAAGGGCCCCGACCAGCAGAAGAAGGCCGGCGTGCTCTCCGGTGGCGAGCGCAACCGCCTCAACCTCGCGCTGACGCTGAAGATGGGCGGCAACCTGCTGCTGCTCGACGAGCCCACCAACGACCTGGACGTCGAGACCCTGTCCTCGCTCGAGGACGCGATCCTCGACTTCCCCGGCTGCGCCGTGGTCACCTCCCACGACCGGTGGTTCCTCGACCGCGTCGCGACCCACATCCTCGCCTGGGAGGGCGACAACGAGGACGACGCCAAGTGGTTCTGGTTCGAGGGCAACTTCGCGGCCTACGAGGAGAACAAGATCGAGCGCCTCGGCATCGAGGCGGCCCGGCCCCACCGCGTCACGCACCGCCGCCTCACCCGCGACTGA
- a CDS encoding globin, with protein sequence MTTYYEEIGGFDTFRTIVATFYEGVATDEVLRPLYPEEDLGPAEERFLLFLVQYWGGPTTYSEARGHPRLRMRHAPFAVTPDAKDRWLLHFRAGLDAVDLTPEQDAQFWDYVTHAAQFMVNTLE encoded by the coding sequence GTGACCACCTACTACGAGGAGATCGGCGGCTTCGACACCTTCCGGACGATCGTCGCGACGTTCTACGAGGGCGTGGCGACCGACGAGGTGCTGCGCCCGCTCTACCCGGAGGAGGACCTCGGCCCCGCCGAGGAGCGCTTCCTGCTGTTCCTCGTGCAGTACTGGGGCGGGCCGACGACCTACTCCGAGGCGCGCGGCCACCCGCGGCTGCGGATGCGGCACGCGCCGTTCGCGGTGACGCCGGACGCCAAGGACCGCTGGCTGCTGCACTTCCGGGCCGGGCTCGACGCGGTCGACCTGACCCCGGAGCAGGACGCGCAGTTCTGGGACTACGTGACCCACGCCGCGCAGTTCATGGTCAACACGCTCGAGTGA
- a CDS encoding MarR family winged helix-turn-helix transcriptional regulator produces the protein MTEARTARWLDDGQQQSWRALLMGTTLLLDRLDDDLRRHFDISLTEYEILVRLSERDGRQMRMAQLADATAHSRSRVTHTVARMEKAGLVERATSPEDGRGIVCSMTEHGYALLTKVAPTHVNGVRDHLVDLVSDEDFAALGRVMNAVSDHLVAGHPEMEMR, from the coding sequence ATGACGGAGGCGCGCACGGCCCGGTGGCTCGACGACGGCCAGCAGCAGTCGTGGCGTGCCCTCCTCATGGGCACCACGCTGCTGCTGGACCGTCTCGACGACGACCTTCGGCGGCACTTCGACATCTCGCTCACCGAGTACGAGATCCTGGTCCGCCTCTCCGAGCGCGACGGCCGCCAGATGCGGATGGCCCAGCTCGCCGACGCCACCGCGCACAGCCGCAGCCGCGTCACGCACACCGTGGCCCGGATGGAGAAGGCCGGCCTCGTCGAGCGGGCAACCTCCCCCGAGGACGGCCGCGGCATCGTCTGCTCGATGACCGAGCACGGCTACGCCCTGCTCACCAAGGTCGCACCGACGCACGTCAACGGCGTCCGCGACCACCTCGTCGACCTGGTCAGCGACGAGGACTTCGCCGCCCTCGGCCGCGTGATGAACGCCGTGTCCGACCACCTCGTCGCCGGTCACCCCGAGATGGAGATGCGCTGA
- the pepN gene encoding aminopeptidase N, producing MPGTNLTRDEAATRAALLDVTSYSIDLDLTTGASTFGSTTTIRFTCAEPGASTFADLVGATVHEITLNGEAVDVAAYADSRIALDGLAADNELVVRADCTYSRTGEGLHRFVDPVDDRVYLYSQFEVPDARRVYTTFEQPDLKAPFTFNVTAPSHWKVVSNSPTPEPTEVREGVAHWAFEPTQPMSTYITAIVAGEYHEVQHTYVGKHGEIPLGHYCRQSLVPHLDVEELVKVTEQGFSFFEEAFAYPYPFGKYDQLYVPEYNMGAMENAGCVTLRDEYLPSSRQDRAFYEFRAEVILHEMAHMWFGDLVTMRWWDDLWLNESFAEWACYHAAVRATDYTEAWTGFTNARKNWAYRQDQLPSTHPIAADNVDLRAVEVNFDGITYAKGASVLKQLVAWVGLDNFLEGIRGYFQDFAFGNSEFSDLLAALEKSSGRELESWAQEWLQTSGVNTLAPRFELGEDGTFTSFAVHQSAANPDYPTLRRHRLGIGLYDEVDGRLVRRTSLEIDVEGEFTEVPALVGVAQPALLLLNEGDLAYAKIRLDERSLATVVAGLATLDDSLARALCWGAAWDMTRDAEMTATDFVALVLSAIGTETDASGVSRIPSYALSAATSYSAPENRTALRASWEQGVRGLLEQAEAGSDHQLTFARAYAQVAHSDAALDELEALLDGSLELEGLAVDTDLRWSLLTALARNGRADEARIDEELARDNTISGQEHAAAARASRPSAEAKAAAWEIATVRDDVANETQRSVVLAFQCFGQDELLAPYVEKYLTAADTLWEDKGTHRASTVIEYMFPKQLASQELLDRVDAWLESSPANPAAKRYVREGRDDVARALAAQARDARG from the coding sequence ATGCCTGGAACCAACCTCACCCGGGACGAGGCCGCCACCCGCGCCGCCCTCCTGGACGTCACGTCGTACTCCATCGACCTGGACCTCACGACCGGCGCATCGACCTTCGGCTCGACCACCACGATCCGGTTCACCTGCGCCGAGCCGGGGGCGTCGACCTTCGCCGACCTCGTCGGCGCCACGGTCCACGAGATCACCCTGAACGGCGAGGCGGTGGACGTCGCGGCGTACGCCGACTCCCGCATCGCGCTCGACGGCCTGGCCGCCGACAACGAGCTCGTGGTGCGCGCCGACTGCACCTACTCGCGCACGGGTGAGGGCCTGCACCGCTTCGTCGACCCCGTCGACGACCGCGTCTACCTCTACTCGCAGTTCGAGGTGCCGGACGCCCGCCGCGTCTACACGACCTTCGAGCAGCCCGACCTCAAGGCGCCGTTCACGTTCAACGTGACCGCCCCGTCGCACTGGAAGGTCGTCTCCAACTCCCCGACCCCGGAGCCGACCGAGGTCCGCGAGGGCGTCGCGCACTGGGCCTTCGAGCCCACCCAGCCGATGTCGACCTACATCACCGCGATCGTCGCGGGTGAGTACCACGAGGTCCAGCACACCTACGTCGGCAAGCACGGCGAGATCCCGCTCGGCCACTACTGCCGCCAGTCGCTGGTGCCGCACCTCGACGTCGAGGAGCTGGTCAAGGTCACCGAGCAGGGCTTCTCGTTCTTCGAGGAGGCCTTCGCCTACCCGTACCCCTTCGGCAAGTACGACCAGCTCTACGTGCCGGAGTACAACATGGGCGCGATGGAGAACGCCGGCTGCGTGACGCTGCGCGACGAGTACCTCCCCAGCAGCCGCCAGGACCGCGCGTTCTACGAGTTCCGCGCCGAGGTGATCCTCCACGAGATGGCCCACATGTGGTTCGGCGACCTCGTGACGATGCGCTGGTGGGACGACCTCTGGCTGAACGAGTCGTTCGCCGAGTGGGCGTGCTACCACGCCGCCGTCCGCGCGACCGACTACACCGAGGCCTGGACCGGCTTCACCAACGCCCGCAAGAACTGGGCCTACCGCCAGGACCAGCTGCCCAGCACGCACCCGATCGCGGCCGACAACGTCGACCTGCGCGCGGTCGAGGTCAACTTCGACGGCATCACCTACGCCAAGGGCGCCTCGGTGCTCAAGCAGCTCGTCGCGTGGGTCGGCCTCGACAACTTCCTCGAGGGCATCCGCGGCTACTTCCAGGACTTCGCCTTCGGCAACTCCGAGTTCAGCGACCTGCTCGCGGCGCTCGAGAAGTCCTCCGGCCGCGAGCTCGAGTCGTGGGCCCAGGAGTGGCTCCAGACCTCGGGCGTCAACACCCTGGCGCCGCGGTTCGAGCTGGGCGAGGACGGCACCTTCACGTCGTTCGCCGTGCACCAGTCGGCCGCGAACCCCGACTACCCGACGCTGCGCCGGCACCGCCTGGGCATCGGCCTGTACGACGAGGTCGACGGCCGCCTGGTGCGCCGCACGTCCCTGGAGATCGACGTCGAGGGCGAGTTCACCGAGGTCCCCGCGCTCGTCGGCGTCGCGCAGCCGGCCCTCCTGCTGCTCAACGAGGGCGACCTGGCCTACGCCAAGATCCGCCTCGACGAGCGCTCGCTGGCCACGGTCGTGGCCGGCCTGGCCACGCTGGACGACTCGCTGGCCCGCGCCCTGTGCTGGGGTGCCGCCTGGGACATGACCCGCGACGCCGAGATGACGGCCACCGACTTCGTGGCCCTGGTGCTCAGCGCGATCGGCACCGAGACCGACGCGTCCGGCGTCAGCCGGATCCCGAGCTACGCGCTGTCCGCCGCGACGTCGTACTCCGCCCCGGAGAACCGCACGGCGCTCCGCGCCAGCTGGGAGCAGGGCGTCCGCGGCCTGCTCGAGCAGGCCGAGGCCGGCAGCGACCACCAGCTGACCTTCGCCCGCGCCTACGCCCAGGTCGCCCACAGCGACGCGGCGCTGGACGAGCTCGAGGCCCTGCTCGACGGCTCGCTCGAGCTCGAGGGCCTGGCGGTCGACACCGACCTGCGCTGGTCGCTGCTGACCGCGCTGGCGCGCAACGGCCGGGCCGACGAGGCCCGGATCGACGAGGAGCTCGCGCGGGACAACACGATCTCCGGCCAGGAGCACGCGGCCGCCGCCCGGGCCTCGCGCCCGAGCGCCGAGGCCAAGGCCGCGGCGTGGGAGATCGCCACGGTGCGCGACGACGTCGCCAACGAGACCCAGCGCAGCGTGGTGCTCGCCTTCCAGTGCTTCGGCCAGGACGAGCTGCTGGCGCCGTACGTCGAGAAGTACCTCACCGCGGCCGACACGCTGTGGGAGGACAAGGGCACGCACCGGGCCTCGACGGTCATCGAGTACATGTTCCCCAAGCAGCTGGCCAGCCAGGAGCTGCTCGACCGCGTGGACGCGTGGCTCGAGTCGTCCCCGGCCAACCCGGCCGCCAAGCGCTACGTGCGCGAGGGCCGCGACGACGTCGCCCGGGCGCTGGCCGCCCAGGCGCGCGACGCCCGGGGCTGA
- a CDS encoding acetyl-CoA C-acetyltransferase has translation MPEAVIVSVARSPIGRANKGSLKDFRPDDLSALIVKAALDKIPDLDPNTVDDLYLGCGLPGGESGNNMGRVVNVLNGMDDVPGATITRYCASSVQTTRMAFHAIKAGEGDIFISAGVETVSRFAKGTSDHWPDTHNHLFDEAKARTDKTAEGGVDWHDPREDGKLPDAYIAMGQTAENVAKLRGLSRQELDEFGVRSQNLAEKAINDGFWAREITPVTTPDGTVVSTDDGPRAGVTYDALKDLKPVFRPDGVVTAGNCCALNDGAAAVVIMSDTKAAELGLTPLARIVSTGVSGLSPEIMGLGPVEATKNALKYAGMSIGDIDLVEINEAFAAQVVPSYQDLGIDLDRLNVNGGAIAVGHPFGMTGARLQNTMINSLDWHDKTTGLITMCVGGGQGMALILERLR, from the coding sequence ATGCCCGAGGCCGTCATCGTCTCTGTTGCCCGTTCGCCCATCGGCCGCGCGAACAAGGGGTCCCTCAAGGACTTCCGCCCCGACGACCTGAGCGCCCTGATCGTCAAGGCCGCGCTGGACAAGATCCCGGACCTCGACCCGAACACGGTCGACGACCTCTACCTCGGGTGCGGACTCCCCGGCGGCGAGAGCGGCAACAACATGGGCCGGGTCGTCAACGTGCTCAACGGGATGGACGACGTCCCCGGCGCCACGATCACCCGCTACTGCGCCTCGTCGGTGCAGACCACCCGGATGGCCTTCCACGCCATCAAGGCCGGCGAGGGCGACATCTTCATCTCCGCCGGCGTGGAGACGGTGTCCCGCTTCGCGAAGGGAACCTCGGACCACTGGCCCGACACCCACAACCACCTCTTCGACGAGGCCAAGGCCCGCACCGACAAGACCGCCGAGGGCGGCGTCGACTGGCACGACCCGCGTGAGGACGGCAAGCTCCCCGACGCCTACATCGCGATGGGCCAGACCGCCGAGAACGTCGCCAAGCTGCGCGGCCTCTCCCGCCAGGAGCTCGACGAGTTCGGTGTCCGCTCGCAGAACCTCGCCGAGAAGGCGATCAACGACGGCTTCTGGGCCCGCGAGATCACCCCGGTCACCACCCCCGACGGCACCGTCGTCAGCACCGACGACGGCCCCCGCGCCGGCGTCACCTACGACGCGCTCAAGGACCTCAAGCCGGTCTTCCGCCCCGACGGCGTCGTGACCGCCGGCAACTGCTGCGCGCTCAACGACGGGGCCGCGGCGGTCGTCATCATGTCCGACACCAAGGCGGCCGAGCTGGGCCTGACCCCGCTCGCCCGGATCGTCTCCACCGGCGTCAGCGGCCTCTCCCCCGAGATCATGGGCCTCGGCCCGGTCGAGGCGACCAAGAACGCGCTGAAGTACGCCGGCATGAGCATCGGCGACATCGACCTGGTCGAGATCAACGAGGCCTTCGCGGCCCAGGTCGTGCCGTCGTACCAGGACCTCGGCATCGACCTGGACCGCCTCAACGTCAACGGCGGCGCGATCGCGGTCGGCCACCCGTTCGGCATGACCGGCGCCCGCCTGCAGAACACGATGATCAACTCGCTGGACTGGCACGACAAGACCACCGGGCTGATCACCATGTGCGTCGGCGGCGGTCAGGGCATGGCCCTGATCCTCGAGCGCCTGCGCTGA
- a CDS encoding TetR/AcrR family transcriptional regulator: MPTTRTASPTTTDAPLSPRRRQLLDAGLHVVADEGLRGLTHRAVDRRAGLPQGSCSAYLRTRKALVSALTEYVAGTLAADVDALAVDLQQCDGAAERAIELTLRLFQRWVDERELLLAKLELSLEASRDPDLAALLAAWRARLVDVVDGIMAARDTEHSTERAEALVSSFDGILFAALLKPARGRAAFLARSLELLMRSLAGPGDA, from the coding sequence ATGCCCACCACCCGCACCGCCAGCCCGACCACCACCGACGCGCCGCTCAGCCCGCGCCGTCGGCAGCTGCTCGACGCCGGGCTGCACGTGGTCGCCGACGAGGGACTGCGCGGGCTGACGCACCGGGCCGTGGACCGCCGCGCCGGGCTGCCGCAGGGCAGCTGCTCGGCGTACCTCCGCACCCGCAAGGCGCTGGTCTCCGCCCTCACGGAGTACGTCGCCGGCACGCTCGCCGCCGACGTCGACGCGCTCGCGGTGGACCTGCAGCAGTGCGACGGGGCCGCCGAGCGGGCGATCGAGCTCACGCTGCGGCTGTTCCAGCGCTGGGTCGACGAGCGCGAGCTCCTGCTCGCCAAGCTCGAGCTCTCGCTCGAGGCCTCCCGGGACCCCGACCTGGCGGCCCTGCTCGCCGCCTGGCGGGCCCGCCTGGTCGACGTCGTCGACGGGATCATGGCGGCCCGCGACACCGAGCACAGCACCGAGCGCGCCGAGGCCCTGGTCTCGTCCTTCGACGGCATCCTCTTCGCCGCGCTGCTCAAGCCGGCGCGGGGTCGGGCCGCCTTCCTGGCCAGGTCCCTGGAGCTGCTGATGCGCTCGCTCGCCGGCCCCGGCGACGCCTGA
- a CDS encoding acyl-CoA thioesterase, which yields MGYLDLLGHVNNVVYVDYLQEARVDMLRTHGPAAHTGELAEGVVVVRHEVQYLAPLEYRFRPVQIECWVTEIRAASFTMAYEIFQEDPQAPDGRRVYLRATTVLTPYVFATERPRRLTPVERETLGEFLEPAERSPRTAPSPARREGLNHYPVHVRFSDVDVYGHVNNVKYFEYFQEARILLNARIWRDVPDGVPQVVVAQTDVDYKVPILFRPEPYDLWSWVSRVGDRSVTIESEICDGDTVLSRARVTIVFFDGATQRSAPMSDAHRAALLAVLG from the coding sequence ATGGGCTACCTGGACCTCCTGGGCCACGTCAACAACGTCGTCTACGTCGACTACCTCCAGGAGGCCCGGGTCGACATGCTGCGCACCCACGGCCCGGCCGCCCACACGGGCGAGCTGGCCGAGGGGGTCGTCGTGGTCCGCCACGAGGTGCAGTACCTCGCCCCGCTGGAGTACCGCTTCCGGCCCGTGCAGATCGAGTGCTGGGTCACCGAGATCCGCGCGGCCTCGTTCACGATGGCCTACGAGATCTTCCAGGAGGACCCCCAGGCGCCGGACGGGCGTCGGGTCTACCTCCGCGCGACGACCGTGCTGACGCCGTACGTCTTCGCCACGGAGCGCCCGCGTCGCCTCACGCCCGTCGAGCGCGAGACGCTGGGGGAGTTCCTCGAGCCGGCTGAGCGCTCGCCGCGGACCGCGCCCAGCCCCGCGCGGCGCGAGGGGCTCAACCACTACCCGGTGCACGTGCGCTTCTCGGACGTCGACGTCTACGGCCACGTCAACAACGTGAAGTACTTCGAGTACTTCCAGGAGGCCCGCATCCTCCTGAACGCCCGGATCTGGCGCGACGTGCCGGACGGGGTGCCGCAGGTCGTGGTCGCCCAGACCGACGTGGACTACAAGGTGCCGATCCTGTTCCGGCCCGAGCCCTACGACCTGTGGTCCTGGGTCTCGCGCGTCGGGGACCGCTCGGTCACGATCGAGTCCGAGATCTGCGACGGCGACACCGTGCTGTCGCGGGCCCGCGTCACGATCGTCTTCTTCGACGGCGCGACCCAGCGCTCGGCGCCGATGTCAGACGCTCACCGTGCGGCGTTGCTCGCCGTCCTGGGCTGA
- a CDS encoding DUF5130 family protein, giving the protein MAAGEFSSAERFALDDAIRKAEQASRVEFSLFVGSAEGEPRAFATQLHNSLVAPSRSILIMVDPAARALEIVTGGYVRRTLSDTEVELTAAQMQSSFAEGDLVGGLKHGIAMLADHARPQNTLHAG; this is encoded by the coding sequence GTGGCCGCTGGTGAGTTCAGCAGCGCCGAGCGGTTCGCCCTCGACGACGCGATCCGCAAGGCCGAGCAGGCCTCCCGCGTGGAGTTCTCGCTCTTCGTGGGCTCCGCCGAGGGCGAGCCCCGGGCGTTCGCGACCCAGCTGCACAACTCGCTGGTCGCGCCGTCCCGCAGCATCCTGATCATGGTCGACCCCGCGGCCCGCGCGCTCGAGATCGTCACCGGCGGCTACGTCCGCCGCACGCTCTCGGACACCGAGGTCGAGCTGACCGCCGCGCAGATGCAGTCGTCGTTCGCCGAGGGCGACCTCGTCGGCGGCCTCAAGCACGGCATCGCCATGCTGGCCGACCACGCCCGGCCCCAGAACACCCTGCACGCCGGCTGA
- a CDS encoding OsmC family protein, whose protein sequence is MATTRTASTHWEGSLFEGAGKVTLESSGLGTYDVSWPSRAEEANGKTSPEELIGAAHSACFSMALSNGLAQAGTAPTSLDTTAAVEFTPGTGITGITLTVRGVVEGMSNDDFVAAAQAAKEGCPVSQALTGTTITLDAALA, encoded by the coding sequence ATGGCCACCACCCGCACCGCCTCGACGCACTGGGAAGGCAGCCTCTTCGAGGGCGCCGGCAAGGTCACGCTCGAGTCCTCCGGACTCGGGACGTACGACGTCTCGTGGCCCTCCCGCGCCGAGGAGGCCAACGGCAAGACCTCGCCCGAGGAGCTGATCGGGGCGGCGCACTCCGCCTGCTTCTCGATGGCCCTGTCCAACGGGCTGGCCCAGGCCGGCACGGCGCCGACCTCGCTCGACACGACGGCCGCGGTCGAGTTCACGCCCGGCACGGGCATCACCGGCATCACGCTCACCGTCCGCGGCGTCGTCGAGGGCATGAGCAACGACGACTTCGTGGCCGCCGCCCAGGCCGCCAAGGAGGGCTGCCCGGTCAGCCAGGCGCTCACCGGCACCACGATCACGCTGGACGCCGCGCTCGCCTGA
- a CDS encoding sigma-70 family RNA polymerase sigma factor: protein MPADDELVRRAKQGDPDAWRDLYRAHAARLVLWLGTRPSGDAAVAAEDLANEAWLVAAGKVAEFTGSSSDFAGWLFGIARNLSTNTHRRSQRRHTDPSAEPDAGAVPATEGPESLLVARDWVTRLLRHLPPRERDVVACLEVVGLDVEGTARALGISPVAVRVARHRGLKRLRALAPERPGQPRTASNAAR, encoded by the coding sequence GTGCCCGCGGACGACGAGCTGGTCCGGCGCGCCAAGCAGGGCGACCCGGACGCCTGGCGTGACCTCTACCGGGCCCACGCGGCCCGGCTGGTGCTGTGGCTCGGCACCCGACCGAGCGGCGACGCCGCGGTCGCGGCCGAGGACCTGGCCAACGAGGCCTGGCTGGTGGCGGCGGGCAAGGTCGCCGAGTTCACCGGCAGCTCGTCGGACTTCGCCGGCTGGCTGTTCGGCATCGCGCGCAACCTGTCGACCAACACGCACCGCCGCAGCCAGCGGCGGCACACCGACCCGTCCGCCGAGCCGGACGCCGGCGCCGTACCCGCCACCGAGGGGCCGGAGTCGCTGCTGGTCGCCCGCGACTGGGTGACCCGCCTGCTGCGCCACCTGCCGCCGCGCGAGCGCGACGTGGTCGCGTGCCTGGAGGTCGTGGGCCTCGACGTCGAGGGCACCGCCCGCGCCCTGGGGATCAGCCCCGTCGCCGTCCGTGTCGCCCGGCACCGCGGCCTGAAGAGGCTGCGGGCGCTGGCGCCCGAGCGCCCCGGTCAGCCCAGGACGGCGAGCAACGCCGCACGGTGA
- a CDS encoding mechanosensitive ion channel family protein — protein MFGLETTASCTAGETICEHVLRWTDNAALAEASDILIGKPLALVGLLLLGLVIRWVLHRLVDRIVLRAGTGVLPSTRFSRGRAGLADAHEMVNATRRVQRAKTMGDLLKSIVTGVLVAIVGTMMLSELSVNIAPIIASAGIIGLALGFGAQSLVKDFLSGIFMIFEDQYGVGDVVDVGEASGTVEAVSLRVTRLRDLNGTVWYVPNGEILRVGNMSQNWSRAVVDIAVGYREDLARVQSVLRDVAHDMWDDEDYKGVIIEEPEVTGVEMFNTDSVTLRVLIKTAPMEQWAVARELRQRLKARFDHEGIELPLPTRVVWQREDKRDQQAAPDVPPVAG, from the coding sequence ATGTTCGGACTGGAGACGACCGCTTCCTGCACCGCTGGGGAGACCATCTGCGAACACGTCCTGAGGTGGACGGACAACGCCGCGCTGGCCGAGGCGAGCGACATCCTGATCGGGAAGCCGCTGGCGCTCGTCGGCCTGCTGCTGCTGGGCCTGGTGATCCGGTGGGTGCTGCACCGTCTCGTCGACCGCATCGTGCTCCGCGCCGGCACCGGCGTGCTGCCGAGCACCCGCTTCTCCCGCGGCCGGGCCGGGCTCGCGGACGCCCACGAGATGGTCAACGCGACCCGTCGCGTCCAGCGCGCCAAGACCATGGGCGACCTACTGAAGAGCATCGTGACCGGGGTCCTGGTCGCGATCGTCGGGACGATGATGCTCAGCGAGCTGAGCGTCAACATCGCCCCGATCATCGCCAGCGCGGGGATCATCGGCCTGGCGCTCGGCTTCGGCGCCCAGTCGCTCGTGAAGGACTTCCTGTCCGGGATCTTCATGATCTTCGAGGACCAGTACGGCGTGGGCGACGTCGTCGACGTGGGCGAGGCGAGCGGCACCGTCGAGGCCGTCAGCCTCCGGGTCACCCGGCTGCGCGACCTCAACGGGACGGTCTGGTACGTCCCCAACGGCGAGATCCTGCGCGTCGGCAACATGAGCCAGAACTGGTCCCGCGCCGTCGTCGACATCGCCGTCGGCTACCGCGAGGACCTCGCCCGCGTCCAGAGCGTGCTCCGCGACGTCGCGCACGACATGTGGGACGACGAGGACTACAAGGGCGTGATCATCGAGGAGCCGGAGGTGACCGGAGTCGAGATGTTCAACACCGACTCGGTGACGCTGCGCGTGCTCATCAAGACCGCCCCCATGGAGCAGTGGGCGGTGGCCCGCGAGCTGCGACAGCGCCTCAAGGCCCGCTTCGACCACGAGGGCATCGAGCTGCCGCTCCCGACCAGGGTCGTGTGGCAGCGCGAGGACAAGCGCGACCAGCAGGCCGCCCCCGACGTCCCGCCCGTGGCCGGCTGA